Part of the Cryptococcus neoformans var. grubii H99 chromosome 2, complete sequence genome is shown below.
CTTGAAGACTTGGGTCTGGGTAGCGCGTGCAAGGAATGCGAAATGAGTTACGGTTGGATATAGTGAGTGTCGTAGACTTACAGCCTGAGCCTCGATACCGCCCGGAACAACCTCCATCGACTGGGGGTCAAGGGGGATCGCACCAGAAGAGTAAATGAGCTGATGTAACGCAATCCTTATCAGCCCCTTCCCGAAATCTCGCTGGACCGCTGTGCAATATTTATCGACTTACACCGTTGTAACTGACGGCCTGGACGTAAGGACCAATGGCAGCTGGGGCCTCTATAACTTCCCGTCAGCTCATTTACATAGACAGGGCCTGGGCGCCTAAATAATCGCCCACCCGCGAGCAAGCAAGCAGAGACACAGGACACTCACTGTCAGTAGCGATAACCTGGTAAGGAGCAGACATCCTGGAAGTAGTAGTAAGAGTACGTGTTTTAAGAAGAGCTGGGGCGAGTCTGAGAGTTCGGGCAAACATATaatggaaaaagaggcTAGGCAAAAGCTGAGAAGAATGTCCTCGTTCGCTCGCTCGCTTGCTCGCTGGGGAATCGAACGGAAGGGAGATTGACTCGGCCAGCAGGATGATATTAGGCAGAAGTTTACGTAAAATGAAGGAATACTAGGCGGTGTTTTCCGCCTCCACTTTTGGAGTCCAGGTTCGGAAATGACTTTTTTCAGACGTCATTGATCGATCGATCGACTGATATGGTGCGTTCGTTATTTCGTTCCAGCGATCAGTTCTCCACTCTTCTTGACTACTTTACACATAACACCAACAGCTGGAACACTGCATAGACGCAAACTAAAATGACTTCGCTCGAGACTTGCAAGTGGGTACTGTTTATGCACAGCTGGAGGGTGGAGAACTCACCCTTCTTGGACTGTCATGTACAGAGCTCTGATCTTCGATTGCTATGGCGTACGCATTCCCTTTTCCTGTTTTCACTTCAAATAAAAGCTGACGAGGTCACTTCCAGACCCTTATCGTTAGTCCCCTTATCCATTCAAAAACTCACCACCAATTCAGTGTTTTGGTCGGTAATGCTAATCCTCTCATTCATGACTATTATACGCAGGATTGGGAAGTAGGCATGTACCAAAACCTCGACGCTCTCTGGTCCCAGAAGACATGTCCCGAACCTGATAGGTTATTCAAAGTCCTAGGAGAGTTGGAAACGAGGATACAAGGAAAGGACGAGGAGATGATTTATCCTGAAGTGTGCGTCCCAATTGGTTGTTACTGGAAATGATCGCGTGACCGATCTGCTTGATTGGCTTTGTAAAAGATGAGAGTCGCTTACTGGAAATGGTAGGCTGGAGCTTGTATATAAAGAACTTACTGGACATTTTCGTCTATGGCATGATCCAGGTTCGttcgccttcctcttttcttttactGTCCTCCCCTACCTCCTTTCCAAAATGTATGCCTTGATACGTACGGATGGCTGACATCACCATACGCATGCGCTTTTATCCAACCTCTGAAGAAGCTGGCAAAGAATTCGGTGACTCTGTAGGCTCATGGCCCGCATTTCCCGACTCTGCAGCTGCTCTCGGTAAACTCAGGGAACTGGGATTAAAGTTGTTTGTCCTGAGTAATGTGGATAACGAGAGTTTTGCAATGTGAGTCTTTTACGTCTTGTGCCTTGAGTCTAATTGCCACTTACCCCCTGCTTTCGATCCTTGTGCTTCATTGCTGACGTGAGGAATCGTGGGTGGGTATTgtaggacgagaaagaagcTCGAGACGGAAACGAAGTTCGATGGAGTCTACACTGCTGAAGATAGTAAGTCATTCCGccctttttcctctccCCACGGCCTTTTCCAGTCTGTACTCATCCACACTCTGGGTACATAGTCGGTTCGTACAAACCTGATCTTCGAAATTTCCGCTACGCCCTCGACCGTCTTGACGAAGACTTTAATATCTCCCCGGAACAAGTGATTGTGGTGGCAAATTCGAAGTTTCATGATATCAGTCCGTACGTTGACCCTCCCATGGCCCGCCTTGCGAAACCAGAGCTGACActttatctcttcttcctccttttcgtTTCCCGGCTTCGGCAAACACAAACAGTGCACACAGAATGGGTCTCAAAGCAGCATGGATCAACCGCCCAGAAGCGATCATGGGTGTTCAAGGGTTTGAGGATATCAAGCCCGATTGGACATTTGGGAGTATGGAAGAGTTTGTCGATGGGCTTAAAAGTGCGAAAGAGGAATTTTAAGTTCATATTTATTGTCTCTTATAGCTTAGCGTTTAATGCCATGTACTACTTCTTGCGACGTGTGATGAATGAGCGAATCTGTAGGTAAACAAAACCTGACCCTTCAACAATGGTCTGCAGCGAGCGTGAATTGAAGAGTAAGGCCACTCATGGTCTTTCGGATGGAGCGCGGAAATCAACCTTCTCAGCGCCTGCTCCATTGACCATGTCCTCGTTTCCCCAGTTATTTTCTCATGTTCCATCAGCACCAAAGGGTCACACCACATGAATCATGTAGATATCGCCTGCATCCCAAGCAAAGCTCCATACACAACTCCTTTACCCTACATACAACCTAGTAGCGTAGAGAGAAAGGGGCGCTTGACCAAGTGTTGTTTTTAGAAAATTTACTCAGACTCCTCCTTAACCTCGGCAGAAGCGGCGGCGGCCTTCTTGCCTCGGGGGGCCCTGGCGGGGAGAGACTTGGGGGGGTTGGCGGTTCGTCGCTCGGCACGGAGGAGGGCGGAGGTACGGGCAACGGCAACCTATGGAAAGAAATAGGCGGGTCGTCAGCGCCGtttcttcatttctttctttttttcttcctcttctgctcctcGATTTGCCTTCTCAAATTCCTTGCTCAATCGCCCCATTACCTTTTCGGTCCTTGACCGAGAAGGAAACAGCGCTAAGGTTTAGATGTATGGATTTGCCCTGCCAGCACAGAGATCCCCCGACGTGGAAGACGTAGTCGGGAcaaggaaaaaggcagGGACATCCCCTGACGGGGCAATATTGCAAGCCTAATACGCTCGGCCCTTCATGGTCCCCTGAAGAGAAGACGGTTCCGGGGAGTTCTAGTGCAGCTGCGATTGGTTGTGTACGATATGGGAGAAGAAtaaaggatggagagagtGAGGACATTGGAAGGGCGAGTGTGCGAGGCGGAGAGAAGCGAATAGAGGAACAGAGATGtgaagggagagaaaaagactTACAGCTCGGAGGTCGGCTCGGTAATCCTTACCAGCAGTCTCGGCAGCGGCAATCTTGTTGGCTCGTCGAGGGCCGGTAGATCGCTTGAGGGTGACGTGAGATCGGGCGGAGACAACCTATTATCACCACAATATCCATCATATCAGCCTTCCATTCCTTGAATTCTCTCGAATGGCACACTAGCTGCACAAAATTGACGGACCTGGTTGGGCTTGGCGTCGGCCTTGATcttggtgatggtgataccaccagcagcagaaggGTGGATGCTGACGACCTTGGAGTTGGCGAGGCCAGAATACTTGTGGGCAGActtgttgaggaggttTCCCTAGACGATTACTTGGTCAGAAATGTCCAGCGCGTTGTCggcttcttcgtcttccacaCGTCCGGGCGGTCTCCTGCCCCATGCTCTCAATCCGTTgtccctttcctctccaGTCATACCGCCTCTTacaatctcctccaaaCTCCTTCCGTCGAAACCTCCTCACGCCCTACACTGCCCAACCCAAACTTCCTtactcaccttctccctGGAGAAGACAGGACCGTGTCCACCCTTAACCTGGAAAGAGTTCCAGTTTCGGACGAGGAGCCAAGTAAGGTCGGAAGACATTTCTGCTGATTTTTGAGGATGCTTGGTGGTATGCTCAGAAGGGACTTGTATGTATCTTGCACTCGCTCGTTTTTGGGCGAAACCGCGTCCAACGCCCGGGGCAGCGTTTGGTGGAGAGCAGCGAGGGGCGTCACCGTGGGACGAAATGGGATTGTGGCGAGGAGAGGCACATTCGGCGTTAAGCACTAGACAGTATAAAGCCGATAGTTGCGTGGGGGTCGTAACCCTTTGTTTGGTTTCGACCCTTAAACTTTGGTGTTTGACTATCTGATATACTACTTCATACAAATCATACCTCGTACACCATAATCTATAGATATACTATGGACTATAACTTCACATAATCTACGCGACCCTCTTTTGTACTGGATCCCGTCACCCATCTCACCCAGTACTTCGTCACACGGAGCAGTCTCCTTTCATTCATCTGCAAGTTTCAGTCTctcctgctgctgatgTAAAGGATGGTTCTGCATATGACTCTGAGAAAGCTGTGAGAGCTTTTAAGGGTAAAAGTTTTAGTCAATCCTTTCACATACTGGATTATCCTTGATGTCATTCTCCcagggaagaaagggaatgTGAGGGATACATCATGTCGGTCTCAGGTCTCAAAACGGACGGTACCTTGACCTTCTCAAGTTCAAGGTGGGGTATAACTACTCCGAGCTGATCGCGAGCACATGTGAACGATAAGCAAAGGCAACAAAAGCAATTACCATTCGAACTTGCTCATATCGGTGACATGGCCTCGACTGAACAACATAGACAAAATCCCAAAGCGAAAATATTGCTCAAATAATGGTCATTGTGTAGGCTCTACTTGCATTGTcttggaaaagaaaagttTAAGAAACTCTTCGAGTCGGCCTCAGTAGTTATTTCACCATATCTACTGATCACTTTTGTGCTAAATATCTATCAAAGGCAAGTAATATCGCTCGAAAAAGCCCGGGCATGCCAGAGCCATCGACTTTACGAGTGATCATCACTTGTTCACTCCCTGCAAGGTCTCCCACCTCAAtatacccttcttcttccccctcgCATACTCCATTTAGTTCCCGCTCGCCTGTTCAACCACATCCACCTCGACCGCCTCGTTGTTTGACACCTTATCCTCACCATATCGGCTTtcattcctctttcccttctcccaccccttgccctttccctccctcGTCCTCCCTTTTCACTTCGCCTTCGCCCttatcatcaccatcagcATTTAAATCGGGGTATCCATAcacctcatcatcatttccgctttcaccttctctttctcagTCTATGTCTCCGCTGCTGAATCTGCCAAGTCCTTCCCCTGAGACTATTCAGCTTAATGAAAAGGATAATGGAACTGAGCGGGGAATGAAGACTGGTAGAGCCAGATATTCCACTGTacgctcctccttcttctttatcttcaCTTTTTCCGGtctacctcttccttcatttcTGACCCTCATAAGTAAGTGTCAAACGCCAATACTAATCTCATTTCAttgtcttcatcctccctAGACTCCACTACTTCCACCTCAGTGTTCAGCGAACAACTATCCCCGTCATCTGCTTGTACCTCCCACACTTCGGATGTCCACTCTTCATTCCCCTTTGGGTATTATTATTCCTCGTTCTCTCTCGTCTATTATTCTCTCCCACGACCACCGTAACAATCAACAGAGCCACAGTCGAACCAAGAGCCAGAGTCCAAAACAAAAGGGTTATGCCTTCCCTCTACCGCTATCGCCAGCGCCATTCCACCCGAAAAGACGAGATACCCTCCCCGCATATGAACATAAACGCTCTTTTGCTGGAAACCAGGCGGGGGATGGgaatgatgagaaggaaaaaaaaagggggggGGGAATATCGGAACAAAAGGCCCAGAGGCCAAGACCCATCATCGTACCCTTCTGATGCACACCCAAAACGAGGGAGTGGAGTCATCCTTCTCCGAATTTGACGATtgggatgggaatgggagtGATAGCATCTCCGGTTTGTGTGAACCGCAACCACTCTGCACCTCATTCCTCTTAGCCGGCTCCCAGCCTGGGAAAACCGTCAAACGTCGGTTCTCAGCCAAACCAACCTCAGCGCCCAGAAACAATGAGAGGTAATGAGCTGATATACCCATCCCCCTCATCCCCCATTCCCTCTCCTATCCCTTTCCCCCCCATATATCATCCTCCGTGGATCATTCTCGAGCTATCGTAGGACACATCGCGACGACGAGTGCAAGTGTGAGGAATAATGCTTCATCTCCGTAAGGGTGGGTTATTCGAGCATGTCGCGAGTGTCTGATGGGGTGAAAGATAATTAATGGCAGGGTTATCGATGGGAGAAATGGTCGGTGGTAAGACAATTCTTAGGAGTTTCGTGGGGAGTGGAATGGGGGAAAGGTAGTATGGAATATGGATGAAATACGCAGCCATTGTAATCGTATCATGTACAGCCATGAATAGATCGTCGACACAGAGAGGGAACATAAAACCTAATGGAATCGACGATATGCGTGAGCTGCACAAATAACGTGAGAGAACGAAAGAGATCGGACGGACTCATCCTACTTCATTGTTTCACTGAGTGATAGAGTTCAAATAATGAGAAAGGTTTCCAGACAACTGCACGTGGCTGCTATACATAGTAATCACTTGTTCGTaattctcttccatcactACAGCCCGTAAGGCCAAGACAAAGAAACCAATCTCCCCTTGTTGAATCTCCCTACGTACGTATGAACTCCGTTGCCTCATTCTTCATTGATATACAGTCGTTACGTAATATTATATTCCTCATTCGTCAGTCGCCACCCAACGACTCCAGAACAATGTGGAGAAGGATCTTGAATTGTATTTTAATTCATAGAAAAATGTCGTTAGCGGATGCCCTTCTGGCGGACCTTGATGGTCTCTCGGATGACGAAGCTCGatccccttctcctggtCCCGAGGCCTCCTCGTCAATGCCGCCTCCTGGTTTGCCTAACCAAGGAAAACGTCCAGCCAGCGCCATGGAAGTCGATGATGGCGAAGGAGGtgggaatgaagatgagagagatgatATGAAGCTGGAAGATGGGACGAATGCTGTGGGATTCGTACCTGAAGGAGGTGTAAGACCTGCAGATGAGCTagacaaggaggaagtggaAAAAACGGATATGAAGGGTGTCGAGGATGTGAAGAAAGTAGCCAAGTTGGCAGGAAGTCAGAAGCTTCAAGATGTTTTGGCGGTACGTGCGTTTACTTTGGTCGTCAGGGTTCTGGCTAAGTGGTAATGTAGGATATCACAAAATACACCGAGTCTCCCACCGACATGTCTTCGTCTGCCGGTCCCCTCGAGGAGAACCCAGAGTATCATCTTGTAGTCACTGCGAACAACATGTCCGTCGAGGTCGACAACGAGATTCTTATCGTGCACAAATTCATTCGTGACCACTATGCTCCTCGATTTCCGGAACTCGAACAGCTCATTGCCGAACCTTGGACATACATTGCGGCCGTCAATGCCATCGGTCAATCTGAAGACCTTACAAAGGTCACATTCCCCAACACGCTACCTGCGGCTACTGTGCTCTCTATCACTCTTACTGCTACGACTTCCCGTGGTCGGCCGCTCACGCCTGCCGAGTGGGAAACAGTTCAGCGCGCCATCGCTGTCGCCCAAAATCTCCGTTCGGCGCGAGAACAAATCTTTTCCTACGTCGAGTCCCGTATGGCTGCCGTAGCGCCTAATTTGTCTGCTATTGTGGGCACCGGTATCGCTGCCAAACTTCTTGGTTTAGCAGGTGGTCTCCATGCGTTTAGTCGACAGCCCAGTTGTAATGTGATGCTTTTTGGCgcaatgaagaagactttGGCCACCTCTCATCTTTCTGCTGCCTCACAACAACGACATACCGGATTTATCTTCCAAAGCCCTATAGTACAGAGTGCCCAGCCTGAAGATCGAAGAAGGGCTCAGCGAGCGGTGTCGGCCAAATGTGCTCTTGCGGCAAGGATCGATGCAGGAAAGGGGTCTAGGGACGGATCTTATGGAAGAAAGTGTTTGGCGGATTtgcagaagaggattgAAAAGATGGCGGAACCTCCTCCCAACAAGATGATAAAGGCATTGCCTATCCCTCAGGAGACTAACAGGAAGAAGCGTGGTGGTAAGAGGTCAGTTGTAATCTTTTTGTCGATGAGGAAAGTACCATAACTGACTCAAATGCTTAGAGCTCGAAAAGCCAAGGAAGCGTACGCCCAGACCGAGTTGAGAAAGTTACAGAACCGAATGGAATTTGGcaaagcggaagaagagattggGGTGGACGACGAGACTGTTGGTTTGGGTATGATCGGTTCTGCCGGAAGGGTCCGAGGCGAGATGGCAGATGCGAGGAGTAAAGGTACATATCCCTCTGCTCTACTTTCTTTAAATATTATGCTGACCATTTCTGTCTTCAATAGCTAAACTTTCTCGAGCCAACAAACTCCGAACTCAACTTCTTGGCCGCTCAGTCACATCCAACGACGCTGCCAGCGGTATGGCCACCTCCTTATCATTCACGCCTGTCCAAGGTCTTGAAATAGTTACACCCTCCCTCTCCGCGGCCCAGAGAGTACAGGCTGCGAACGACAGATGGTTCGCCGGGGGAACGTTTACGCATGTAAAAAAGGGGGGAAGCAGTATTCCGGGACACGGACAGAAATAGGGGTTTAAGCGTGGTCTAGGATAGAGAATTGTATTTTAGATATGCATCATTCTTGTAAGTCTCAGGATCAGTATACGCTGGTATCTTTGTAAATAACTGGAGTTAATTGAGATTTGGGACAGTCACGAATGGTGTCAATGACCGCTTCTGAGACTGACTTCGGCAAATTGGCCACTATACATACAAACGAGCAATTTTCTCTGGGAAGGTTAATCAGGCTCCAAAAAATGCTCCTTGATCCGCACGTCACTTCATTTATCGCCCACTGGACAGCACCTTTACCATCTCCgcattctccttctccagcttACCAACCTTGTCAACCAATCCTCCCATCTTATCCAATAACCATTTCCCTCTATCTCTAATCGCACTGTTCCCACCCAAACCCAGCCATCCGCCCGAAACTCCAAGAGCGTCGGACCCACCCTCCGTTGTGATGTTTTTGAGATTCATCAGTTCTTGTTCGTATGCTTTGATATCGGACTCGGATTTGGCGATGATGGCGTTGTTGTACTCGATTTGACATGATGATTTGAAAACGGGATCTACAAAAAAGGAGGTTTGTCATCAGCTCATCCTCCCGGCAGCCAGTTTGTGATGCTTTGCGCGATCCAAGCGCGCGGTGTAACGTACCATTGACGAGTGCTTGGAAGACGTATCTAAACACTGGTTTGCCAGGCTTGACCATTGATGCACGTCCATCGATATACGACACAGACACCAGCTCATGCTCCTCAAGCGCCTTCAAACTCTGTTCAGCGCCCTTGAATGGGAATTCTTGAAGCATCTTGTTATACGGTATCTATTGAACGCAATTGTGCATCAGCTTACCGGCAACTTTTTGGATGTTGCAAAGACGATTAACTTACCTCTCCTTTGTTAGCGAGATCAGAGACAACTTTCCAAGCCTGCGCTCTGGTCCACTGCAACGCCTTTGCATCCTCACTATCATCTCCAAACGCCGCTTTTCTGAGCTCTACCACGTTCCTCAGAATGATGTCATCTACCGCatccttgatcttcgaTCCAGTTCGAACCTTGTACACCAAATTTTCGAGGTCGACCATACGACCTCCTAACTTGGCTATCTGTGCGCTATCTTCTGGAGAAAGAGTATAAGCCTTCGGATCCGAGCCCGGTTTTTGAGACGCAATGCCGTCATCCGCAGTGCTAGTGGAGTtagaggtggtggtggtcgTGGTTGCAGCTGTGTGCGGTCGAAGTTTGTCCCTTACATATGCCAAAGCATTCACTTCATCCGCATCCGCCAATCCTACTGTATTAAGCGGCTTGGCCGGTAATGCCCTTGTCAGCGCCTTGGTCGCCGTTGGACCCTCGGTGACAACTATCACATGTGCTACTTTGTTCTCCACCAGACTCGCGCCCCATTCCGCAAGGACATTCCATAGATCACCTTTTGCAGTCTTTTGTGCAAAGTTTTTGAGGACAACGATGGGGAGCGACTTGATTGTTTCGCTTTCGACATCAAGTTCTGTGGATGCCATCGTTTGTAACTCGAGTTTTTCAGATTCGACCTTGTCTGTTGACGCAGTCAGGGAAGTAAGGACGGTATCGCCCTGGATTGGAGCTACATTCCCGCCCATAGGGACGCCCAATGGGACGCAATCCCAATCTTGTTCCTCAAACGGCTCGTCTCCGACCCCCAATTCACTCAAGCCATTACCGGCTACACAATCCAGTCTTCCATCGTGCCAACCTCTTGCGATCATCTgtctctttctttgcctGATCTTATCAGTCTCAACTTGGTCTTTTTGAGCCTGCAGTGCTTCCTGATGGGACTTTTGGGCATGGGTGGAGACGTCTTTGAGGGCGCCACCGACGATTTCGAGCATTTGACGGAGTTGTTGGTCGACAGGCGTGGAGAACCCTGCTTTTTGGCCAATAAGGCCTACAGCGGCGAGGTCGATGAGTCCGGAGAGGGATGACATGAATGAGAAGACCGGGTAGTAGCCTTTCACTTATGTCAGCTGAAAAGTCCTCCCATGAAAGGGCCCAAAAGCTCACCTGTCTGGTCTGCTAAGGCACTGACCAAACCAGCATCGTTCTTTGCTTTCGCAATCTCTTCACAATCAATGACCATCGCCGGCCTAAACACCTTCCTGTCAGCTAAAAAAGATCCTTTCCCCAGCCAAATCACAAGGCCGACGACTCACTTATCTTGCTGCTTCAAAACTCTTGTCACAAGGCTTGACTTTCCGCTACCAGGTGGACCGGTTATGGTTATGAACGTTGAGGGATACTCTGCCAACCACTGTTCCACACCCTTCTCCGCTTCAATCCTGTCCGCCCATGCATTCTTGCCGATAGCTTCCTCTGAATCCTCTGTCTCTATAGctgaagagttgaggaagcCGAATGAAGTTGGGAGTACAAACTTCTGGCGAAGCGCTGTTTATGATGTGATTAATTTAAATAGAATAGCCTACGggggggaaaggaaaggaacTTACTTTTGATAAGAGAATATTCATTGATGTCCCATACACCCTCAAGCTTGGATCGCACAAAGAATGCTCGGATAGGGTCAAAGAACTATGACTGTGCTTCAGctgttttcttctccaacattTGCCGACTTTATCACCCACAGTGTAACTCAAGGTACCAATCAAGAACGCAACCACTGGAAGAACAAGTCTGGGATGAGAGCTTATCCAGTCTCTCAGGGCGTGAGCCTTCAAAGGCCTTTCGTAGAATAACCTAAGTCTGCTCAATGGGATAGGTTTATCAGTGGCCGAGGAAAGAACGCGGATGGTGAAATCTGCTGTATTTGTTGGCGTTGAATATCCATGAAGCTATGAAGGTGTCATATTTAGACCTAATTCATCCTACCCTGGAAAGGATTTAGGACTTACGGCATTGATTGCTATAGCTGCAGGAGAGAGGCGCGAGAATGATACGGATGCGAAACGCAGCGAGCCCGCTGGTACAGGAGTAGGGGGCTGGATATCTGCCAGACGACCGTATGGCTTCATGAAAGTTAAGGGATGGATCATTCAATGGTAAATAGCGCTTACTCTGAAGAGGGTATAGAGCATTTCCTGCGAGACGTCGGGCCCGTCGAACTCGACTCTCAATCTGTTTGATGGGAAACGATTCATATCCTATGGACATGTTagctttctcttttctccgGTCTTCAAAAGCCTCAGCTTACCTCTGTCCACTGCTTACCTTTTACAACCCACACCCTTCCGCCCCCAGCAGCACCTTGCAGTCCCTTCACCGCCCCTGCGCTTCCCTTCACTAAAcccccttcatctccatccacCGCTgcatcttcaccatcctccgcTCTTGATGAGTATAGTGTATGACCAGGTACTTTCCTGTCGTCATGCCATTTCTTTTGTGCCCACCAATTGCCTAGCCAACTAGGCCATCCTCCATGTTTCTGGGCAGATTCTTCTAGAGGAGATATGAATAGCCGACCAGGCTGGTTTTGTGTGTAGGACGAAGGCGTCGACTCCACACCGATCCTGGCAGCTTTTTCCTCGTCtaccttctcttcttccttcgaAGGCTGCTCTTCTGTTGGAGTGGTATATGAAAAGTGTAAGAATACACCTCCATCTTTCCTGCTGACTTCCCAGTTCTCTACTTGGAACCCATGGACTTTAACGTCGTTTGCAATGACATGAAGGTGGTCGAGAAGCGCTTCTTCTCTAATAAGAGAAGCAATACTGGGTCTGAAATCCCATCTTCCCAGCTGGATAGGGAAGACGTTGGAAATGTAGAATGATGCCGTGCTTCGAGGAGCTGATGACGGAGTAG
Proteins encoded:
- a CDS encoding U4/U6 small nuclear ribonucleoprotein PRP31, with translation MSLADALLADLDGLSDDEARSPSPGPEASSSMPPPGLPNQGKRPASAMEVDDGEGGGNEDERDDMKLEDGTNAVGFVPEGGVRPADELDKEEVEKTDMKGVEDVKKVAKLAGSQKLQDVLADITKYTESPTDMSSSAGPLEENPEYHLVVTANNMSVEVDNEILIVHKFIRDHYAPRFPELEQLIAEPWTYIAAVNAIGQSEDLTKVTFPNTLPAATVLSITLTATTSRGRPLTPAEWETVQRAIAVAQNLRSAREQIFSYVESRMAAVAPNLSAIVGTGIAAKLLGLAGGLHAFSRQPSCNVMLFGAMKKTLATSHLSAASQQRHTGFIFQSPIVQSAQPEDRRRAQRAVSAKCALAARIDAGKGSRDGSYGRKCLADLQKRIEKMAEPPPNKMIKALPIPQETNRKKRGGKRARKAKEAYAQTELRKLQNRMEFGKAEEEIGVDDETVGLGMIGSAGRVRGEMADARSKAKLSRANKLRTQLLGRSVTSNDAASGMATSLSFTPVQGLEIVTPSLSAAQRVQAANDRWFAGGTFTHVKKGGSSIPGHGQK
- a CDS encoding large subunit ribosomal protein L28e, coding for MSSDLTWLLVRNWNSFQVKGGHGPVFSREKGNLLNKSAHKYSGLANSKVVSIHPSAAGGITITKIKADAKPNQVVSARSHVTLKRSTGPRRANKIAAAETAGKDYRADLRAVAVARTSALLRAERRTANPPKSLPARAPRGKKAAAASAEVKEESE
- a CDS encoding endoribonuclease L-PSP → MFARTLRLAPALLKTRTLTTTSRMSAPYQVIATDKAPAAIGPYVQAVSYNGLIYSSGAIPLDPQSMEVVPGGIEAQATQVFKNISGLLAASGITAAQVLKTTCFLKDMNDFVAFNKIYAEFFGETKPARSCVEVARLPKDVLVEIEFIAVSKQ
- a CDS encoding exonuclease, encoding MRRSISLPLRYPNRILPLFRFRNHRISRSIHSDSSSALLSTPSSAPRSTASFYISNVFPIQLGRWDFRPSIASLIREEALLDHLHVIANDVKVHGFQVENWEVSRKDGGVFLHFSYTTPTEEQPSKEEEKVDEEKAARIGVESTPSSYTQNQPGRLFISPLEESAQKHGGWPSWLGNWWAQKKWHDDRKVPGHTLYSSRAEDGEDAAVDGDEGGLVKGSAGAVKGLQGAAGGGRVWVVKGKQWTEDMNRFPSNRLRVEFDGPDVSQEMLYTLFRPYGRLADIQPPTPVPAGSLRFASVSFSRLSPAAIAINALHGYSTPTNTADFTIRVLSSATDKPIPLSRLRLFYERPLKAHALRDWISSHPRLVLPVVAFLIGTLSYTFFDPIRAFFVRSKLEGVWDINEYSLIKTLRQKFVLPTSFGFLNSSAIETEDSEEAIGKNAWADRIEAEKGVEQWLAEYPSTFITITGPPGSGKSSLVTRVLKQQDKPAMVIDCEEIAKAKNDAGLVSALADQTGYYPVFSFMSSLSGLIDLAAVGLIGQKAGFSTPVDQQLRQMLEIVGGALKDVSTHAQKSHQEALQAQKDQVETDKIRQRKRQMIARGWHDGRLDCVAGNGLSELGVGDEPFEEQDWDCVPLGVPMGGNVAPIQGDTVLTSLTASTDKVESEKLELQTMASTELDVESETIKSLPIVVLKNFAQKTAKGDLWNVLAEWGASLVENKVAHVIVVTEGPTATKALTRALPAKPLNTVGLADADEVNALAYVRDKLRPHTAATTTTTTSNSTSTADDGIASQKPGSDPKAYTLSPEDSAQIAKLGGRMVDLENLVYKVRTGSKIKDAVDDIILRNVVELRKAAFGDDSEDAKALQWTRAQAWKVVSDLANKGEIPYNKMLQEFPFKGAEQSLKALEEHELVSVSYIDGRASMVKPGKPVFRYVFQALVNDPVFKSSCQIEYNNAIIAKSESDIKAYEQELMNLKNITTEGGSDALGVSGGWLGLGGNSAIRDRGKWLLDKMGGLVDKVGKLEKENAEMVKVLSSGR
- a CDS encoding haloacid dehalogenase, type II → MTSLETCKALIFDCYGTLIDWEVGMYQNLDALWSQKTCPEPDRLFKVLGELETRIQGKDEEMIYPEVLELVYKELTGHFRLWHDPEAGKEFGDSVGSWPAFPDSAAALGKLRELGLKLFVLSNVDNESFAMTRKKLETETKFDGVYTAEDIGSYKPDLRNFRYALDRLDEDFNISPEQVIVVANSKFHDISPAHRMGLKAAWINRPEAIMGVQGFEDIKPDWTFGSMEEFVDGLKSAKEEF